In Centroberyx gerrardi isolate f3 chromosome 20, fCenGer3.hap1.cur.20231027, whole genome shotgun sequence, a genomic segment contains:
- the cybc1 gene encoding cytochrome b-245 chaperone 1 homolog: MGYMTVEEQSSTLLHLKRSPGIRSWSLLVGIASVGLAAAYYSSDSVLWKLFYVTGCVFVAMQNMEEWEEAVFDKTQNLIELKTISLYALVLTLWRRGHEKVVLDLAHLRDVSVQEEKVRYLGRGYLLVLRLATGLSYPLTQSATLGGRSDVEAVAVLVKRFLGLEELQRRWQQEEEAEFGEGEDEEGEGEEDFLDHSSDSEDEADEL; this comes from the exons ATGGGATACATGACAGTAGAGGAGCAAAGCTCCACCCTGCTCCACCTGAAGAGATCCCCGGGGATTCGCTCCTGGTCTCTCCTtgttg GTATAGCATCTGTTGGGTTGGCGGCTGCATACTACAGCTCAG ACAGCGTCCTGTGGAAGCTTTTCTACGTGAccggctgtgtgtttgtggccaTGCAGAACATGGAGGAATGGGAGGAGGCCGTGTTCGACAAAACCCAGAACCTGATTGAGCTCAAGACCATTAGCCTGTACGCCTTAGTCCTGACCTTATGGAGGAGAGGGCACGAGAAAG TGGTGCTGGACCTGGCACACCTGCGGGACGTCTCTGTCCAGGAGGAGAAGGTTCGCTATCTGGGGCGGGGCTACCTGCTGGTGCTGCGATTGGCTACGGGCCTCTCCTACCCCCTCACCCAGAGTGCCACCCTGGGGGGACGCAG CGACGTGGAGGCCGTGGCGGTGTTGGTGAAGCGCTTCCTGgggctggaggagctgcagcgacgctggcagcaggaggaggaggccgagtttggggagggggaggatgaggagggggagggggaggaggattTTCTGGACCACAGCAGTGATTCAGAGGATGAAGCAGACGAACTCTGA
- the hexd gene encoding hexosaminidase D: MNFPPWPKGKKLVHLDLKGAPPRIEYLHKLIELFSQLGADGLLVEYEDMFPYGGELSLLQATAHPAYSREVVLSIQDVAKSKGLEVIPLVQTFGHMEFVLKHQSLGGLREVAHCLGTLNPHREEGVRLVMEMLRQVVELHPGLQTLHIGADEVYLLGEGEESKLWLASPGNTVEKLFLSHVTRVAKAVKEAWPHLNVIMWDDMLRGMGHDTLKASGLVGLVQPMLWDYNPVLDVDNTVSLLEKYHSAGLSELWAASSFKGSTSVHSSVPGTQRHVDNHLQWLKVAASAPAAMNLQGIALTGWQRYDHLSVLCELMPLALPSLAACLQTLIHGQFSAEAQSKVTESLGISSVEVEAMQRTSAGDSLFAGRQLAELVVELTSLLNSEDMRYFESSMFVRGWFTPYHRQRKMVNPLITMQIQSQATMLLAVLEQKVEAVRGEMVRLYPDSTAQEWIEQHVSPVTAPLRRITEEITACLEEMMPSLAPQ, encoded by the exons ATGAATTTTCCCCCATGGCCCAAAGGAAAGAAACTAGTTCACCTGGATTTGAAAGGTGCCCCTCCAAGAATTGAATACCTTCACAAG CTGATTGAGCTGTTCTCTCAACTGGGAGCTGATGGCCTGCTGGTGGAGTATGAGGACATGTTTCCTTATGGGGGCGAGCTGAGCCTGCTGCAGGCCACAGCACACCCTGCCTacag CCGTGAGGTAGTCTTGTCTATCCAGGATGTTGCCAAATCCAAGGGGTTGGAGGTCATCCCGCTGGTGCAGACGTTCGGTCACATGGAG tTTGTGTTGAAGCATCAGTCGCTGGGGGGCCTGAGAGAGGTGGCCCACTGTCTGGGCACCCTGAATCCCCACAGAGAGGAAGGGGTGCGGCTGGTGATGGAGATGCTGAGGCAGGTGGTGGAGCTGCACCCGGGCCTACAGACACTGCACATTGGAGCAGATGAG GTGTATCTGctaggtgaaggagaggagtcAAAACTCTGGTTGGCCTCACctggaaacacagtggagaaaCTTTTCCTGAGTCATGTGACCAGGGTGGCCAAGGCCGTCAAGGAGGCGTGGCCTCACCTGAACGTCATCATGTGGGACGACATGCTGAGAGGGATGGGCCACGACACACTGAAAG CCAGTGGTCTAGTAGGACTAGTCCAGCCCATGCTGTGGGACTACAACCCTGTGCTGGATGTGGACAACACTG TGTCTCTGCTGGAGAAGTACCACAGTGCCGGTCTGTCAGAGCTGTGGGCAGCCAGCTCCTTTAAAGGCTCCACCAGCGTTCACAGCAGTGTGCCCGGCACCCAGAGGCATGTGGACAACCACCTGCAGTGGCTGAAGGTGGCAGCCTCCGCCCCCGCTGCCATGAACCTGCAGGGCATCGCACTCACAGGCTGGCAAAG GTATGACCATCTGTCCGTTCTGTGTGAGCTGATGCCGCTGGCTCTTCCGTCACTAGCAGCCTGTCTCCAGACCCTCATCCATGGCCAGTTCAGTGCTGAGGCTCAAAGCAAGGTGACAGAGAGCCTGGGCATATCCTctgtggaggtggaggccatGCAGAG GACTTCAGCGGGTGACTCGTTGTTTGCAGGAAGGCAGCTGGCTGAGTTGGTTGTGGAGCTCACATCACTGCTGAACTCGGAGGACATGCGCTATTTTGAAAGTAGCAT GTTTGTAAGAGGATGGTTCACTCCCTACCACCGACAGAGGAAGATGGTCAACCCTCTTATCACCATGCAGATTCAGAGTCAAGCGACAAT GCTGTTGGCCGTGTTGGAGCAGAAGGTGGAGGCGGTGAGGGGGGAGATGGTGCGTCTTTACCCAGACTCTACGGCCCAGGAGTGGATAGAGCAGCACGTCAGCCCCGTCACGGCTCCCCTGCGGAGGATCACAGAGGAAATCACAGCCTGTCTAGAGGAGATGATGCCGTCTCTGGCTCCCCAATAA
- the ogfod3 gene encoding 2-oxoglutarate and iron-dependent oxygenase domain-containing protein 3 has protein sequence MVLCRQESLFIIFCVCFLNAPWVEMTVQRRGNTKVSDANGIEKKIKRGNALRQASAWRGSRGPLVLLLGAVALCGAAAWLYVTTRDSEITETLASQGELVSPQPRVYTVRCSEDYENYKRYPGCTPQKCGRAVADSVVSREEAQVLRRLAERGLALAGSEGGASILDLHSGALSMGKQFVNIYRYFGDQIGDVFTHEDFQLYRDVRSRIQALIAETFGLDRSLMYLTKPTFFSRINSTAAKTQHDEYWHPHIDKVTYGSFDYTSLLYLSDYGSDFTGGRFIFMDQNGNRTVEPRAGRVSFFSSGSENLHRVEQVTWGTRYAITVSFTCDPAHGISDPALPGGAHG, from the exons ATGGTTTTGTGTAGACAGGAATcactttttatcattttttgtgtgtgttttctaaatGCCCCGTGGGTCGAAATGACAGTGCAGCGACGAGGGAATACGAAGGTTTCGGATGCAAACGGAATAGAGAAGAAAATCAAAAG GGGCAACGCCCTGCGCCAGGCCTCCGCATGGAGGGGGTCCCGAGGGCCCCTGGTTTTGCTGCTGGGCGCCGTGGCGCTGTGTGGGGCGGCTGCCTGGCTGTACGTCACCACGCGGGACAGCGAGATCACAGAAACACTGGCCAGCCAGGGCGAGCTGGTCTCCCCCCAGCCCCGGGTCTACACCGTCCGGTGCTCCGAGGACTACGAGAACTACAAGCGCTACCCGG gatGCACTCCTCAGAAGTGCGGCCGCGCAGTCGCAGACAGTGTGGTGAGCAGGGAGGAAGCTCAGGTCCTCAGGAG GCTGGCGGAGAGGGGGCTGGCGCTGGCCGGCTCAGAGGGAGGA GCCTCCATACTGGACCTGCACTCCGGGGCGCTGTCGATGGGAAAGCAGTTTGTTAACATCTACAG GTACTTTGGGGATCAGATTGGCGATGTGTTCACCCACGAGGATTTCCAGCTTTACAG GGACGTGCGCAGCCGTATCCAGGCGCTGATTGCCGAGACGTTTGGTTTGGACCGGTCTCTGATGTACCTCACTAAGCCCACCTTCTTCTCCAGAATCAACAGCACCGCCGCCAAGACCCAGCACGACGAGTACTGGCACCCGCACATAGataag gtgaCTTATGGCTCTTTTGACTACACCTCTCTCCTGTACCTATCGGACTATGGATCTGACTTCACCGGAGGAAGATTCATCTTCATGGACCAAAATGGCAACCGGACAGTGGAACCACGAGCAG gacgggtctccttcttctcctccggCTCGGAGAACCTGCACCGCGTGGAGCAGGTGACGTGGGGGACGCGCTACGCCATCACCGTGTCCTTCACCTGCGACCCGGCCCACGGCATCTCCGACCCCGCCCTGCCCGGGGGCGCCCACGGGTGA
- the LOC139918484 gene encoding urotensin-2 receptor, giving the protein MNNKSINLNTSPPRAGSGSGTVDHELVITSTFGTLLSVVYIIGVSGNVYTLVVMCHSIRFATSMYISIINLALADLLYLSTIPFVVSTYFLKDWYFGDVGCRILLSLDLLTMHASIFTLTVMCTERYLAVTKPLDTVRRSKSYRKALAWGVWLLSLFLTVPMMVMVAQTTKSTPDGGVKRMCAPTWAPLAYKVYVTVLFGTSIMAPGLIIGYLYVKLARTYLESQRNSVINKGGKRSPKQKVLIMIFTIVLVFWACFLPFWIWQLLPLYHTKPLSLASQTHTCINYLVASLTYSNSCINPFLYTLLTKNYREYLKNRHRSFYRYTSSFKQRPPSLYSWGKSASSSNQFEFNSETLAMGTLK; this is encoded by the coding sequence ATGAATAACAAGTCTATCAATTTAAACACGAGTCCGCCCCGGGCCGGCAGCGGCTCCGGGACTGTGGATCATGAACTGGTGATCACCTCCACTTTCGGGACGCTGCTCTCCGTGGTCTATATAATCGGGGTGTCGGGGAACGTGTACACTCTGGTGGTGATGTGTCACTCCATCCGTTTCGCCACGTCCATGTACATCTCCATCATCAACCTGGCCCTGGCGGACCTGCTCTACCTCTCCACCATCCCGTTCGTGGTGTCCACTTACTTCCTAAAGGACTGGTACTTTGGGGACGTGGGCTGCCGCATCCTCCTCAGCCTGGACCTGCTCACCATGCACGCGAGCATCTTCACCCTCACCGTGATGTGCACGGAGCGCTACCTGGCCGTCACCAAGCCGCTGGACACGGTCAGGCGCTCCAAGAGTTACCGCAAAGCCCTGGCGTGGGGCGTCTGgctgctctccctcttcctcaccgTGCCCATGATGGTCATGGTCGCCCAGACCACGAAGAGCACGCCGGACGGGGGCGTGAAGCGGATGTGCGCACCCACCTGGGCGCCGCTGGCTTACAAAGTCTACGTGACCGTCCTGTTCGGCACCAGCATCATGGCACCGGGGCTCATCATCGGCTACCTGTACGTCAAGTTAGCCCGCACTTACTTGGAGTCCCAGCGCAACTCCGTCATCAACAAGGGCGGCAAGCGCTCCCCGAAGCAGAAAGTGCTGATCATGATCTTCACCATCGTGCTGGTGTTCTGGGCGTGCTTCCTGCCCTTCTGGATCTGGCAGCTGCTGCCGCTGTACCACACCAAGCCGCTGAGCCTGGCCTCGCAGACGCACACCTGCATCAACTACCTGGTGGCGAGCCTCACCTACAGCAACAGCTGCATTAACCCGTTCCTCTACACGCTGCTCACCAAGAACTACCGGGAGTACCTGAAGAACCGGCACAGGAGCTTCTACCGCTACACGTCCTCGTTCAAGCAGCGGCCGCCCAGCCTGTACTCGTGGGGGAAGTCGGCGTCCTCCAGCAACCAGTTCGAGTTCAACTCGGAGACGCTGGCCATGGGGACGCTGAAGTGA